From the genome of Eucalyptus grandis isolate ANBG69807.140 chromosome 2, ASM1654582v1, whole genome shotgun sequence, one region includes:
- the LOC104433743 gene encoding calnexin homolog, which produces MEGSRIPRLVPALALVLISFAFLQIRASDVIFYDSFDQPFVGRWVVSVKDDYTGEWKHSKSEGHDDYGLLVSEKARKYAIVKELDEIVSLKDGTIALQYEVRLQNGLECGGAYLKYLRPQDAGWKVKEFDNDSPYTIMFGPDKCGSTNKVHFIFKHKNPKTGEYVEHHLKFPPSVPYDKLSHVYTAVLKPDNELRILIDGEEKKKANFLSAEDFEPPLIPPKTIPDPDDKKPEDWDEQEKIPDPDAVKPDDWDEDAPMEIVDEDAVKPEGWLDDEPEEIDDPEATKPEDWDDEEDGEWEAPKIDNPKCELAPGCGEWKRPMKRNPAYKGKWHAPLIDNPNYKGIWKPQEIPNPDYFELERPQFDPIAAIGIEIWTMQDGILFDNILIASDEKVAETYRETTWKPKFEVEKEKQKEEDKDSDSPGLSAVHKKAFDVLYMIADVPFLDPYKPKILDLIEKAEKQPNITIGVLVSIVVIILTLFFKILFGGKKPAVNVPEPRSEAAPETSDGPGSRWRQGRRG; this is translated from the exons ATGGAGGGAAGCCGGATCCCTCGGCTCGTGCCGGCGTTGGCGCTGGTGCTGATTAGCTTCGCCTTTCTCCAGATCCGCGCGTCTGATGTG ATCTTCTACGATTCGTTTGACCAGCCGTTCGTGGGAAGGTGGGTGGTGTCTGTGAAGGATGACTACACAG GTGAATGGAAGCACTCCAAAAGTGAGGGACATGATGATTATGGTCTTCTTGTCAGTGAGAAAGCAAGGAAATATGCAATTGTGAAAGAACTTGATGAGATTGTGAGTCTTAAGGATGGGACAATTGCCCTGCAATATGAAGTTCGACTCCAGAATGGGCTCGAGTGTGGTGGTGCATACTTGAAGTATCTCCGACCTCAGGATGCTGGATGGAAAGTCAAGGAATTTGATAATGATTCTCCATATACTATCATGTTCGGACCAGACAAATGTGGTTCAACCAACAAGGTGCATTTCATTTTCAagcacaaaaaccccaaaactGGAGAGTATGTGGAACACCATCTCAAGTTCCCGCCATCTGTGCCCTATGACAAACTCTCTCATGTCTACACTGCTGTATTGAAGCCCGATAATGAACTGAGGATATTGATAGATGgtgaggagaagaagaaggccaATTTCCTCTCTGCTGAAGACTTTGAGCCGCCACTCATCCCACCTAAGACGATTCCTGACCCAGATGATAAGAAGCCAGAGGATTGGGATGAGCAAGAGAAGATCCCAGATCCTGATGCAGTGAAGCCTGATGATTGGGATGAGGATGCCCCGATGGAAATTGTAGATGAAGATGCAGTGAAGCCTGAAGGGTGGTTGGATGACGAGCCCGAGGAGATTGATGATCCTGAAGCTACAAAGCCTGAGGATTGggatgatgaggaagatggtGAATGGGAGGCTCCCAAAATTGACAACCCCAAGTGTGAGTTGGCACCTGGGTGTGGTGAGTGGAAGAGGCCTATGAAAAGGAACCCTGCATATAAAGGGAAGTGGCATGCTCCTCTCATTGATAACCCGAACTACAAGGGCATTTGGAAACCTCAAGAGATCCCAAATCCTGATTACTTTGAGCTTGAGAGACCTCAGTTTGATCCTATTGCTGCAATTGGCATTGAGATTTGGACAATGCAAGATGGAATTTTGTTTGACAATATACTAATTGCAAGTGACGAGAAGGTAGCAGAGACATATAGGGAAACAACATGGAAACCCAAGTTTGAAGTTGAAAAGGAGAAGCAGAAGGAGGAGGATAAAGACAGCGATTCCCCGGGTCTCTCGGCTGTCCAT AAGAAAGCTTTTGACGTCCTCTACATGATAGCTGATGTACCTTTCCTGGATCCATACAAACCTAAGATCTTG GATCTTATTGAGAAGGCAGAGAAACAGCCGAATATTACGATTGGCGTACTGGTTTCCATTGTGGTCATAATTTTGACATTATTCTTCAAGATCCTTTTTGGTGGGAAAAAACCAGCG GTTAATGTGCCAGAGCCACGAAGTGAAGCGGCTCCAGAGACTTCCGACGGTCCAGGTAGCAGGTGGAGACAAGGAAGACGAGGATGA
- the LOC104433746 gene encoding 60S ribosomal protein L21-1, whose translation MPAGHGVRARTRDLFARPFRKKGFIPLTTYLRTYKIGDYVDVKVNGAVHKGMPHKFYHGRTGRIWNVTKHAIGVEVNKQVGNRIIRKRIHVRIEHVQPSRCQEELKQRKVHNDELKAAAKARGEKISTKRQPEGPKPGFMVEGTTIETVTPIPYDVVNDLKGGY comes from the exons ATGCCGGCGGGTCACGGAGTGAGGGCGAGGACGAGGGACCTCTTCGCTCGGCCCTTCCGGAAGAAGGGTTTCATCCCGCTGACGACCTACCTCCGGACGTACAAGATCGGCGACTACGTCGACGTCAAGGTGAACGGCGCCGTCCACAAGGGCATGCCCCACAAGTTCTACCACGGCCGCACCGGCCGCATCTGGAACGTCACCAAGCACGCCATCGGCGTCGAGGTCAACAAGCAG GTAGGGAACCGAATCATTAGGAAGAGGATCCACGTGAGGATCGAGCACGTTCAGCCCTCGAGGTGTCAGGAGGAACTTAAGCAGAGGAAGGTCCACAACGACGAGTTGAAGGCGGCGGCGAAGGCACGTGGGGAGAAGATCAGCACGAAGAGACAGCCAGAAGGTCCCAAGCCTGGCTTCATGGTCGAGGGCACGACCATAGAGACGGTCACTCCTATTCCGTATGATGTCGTCAATGACCTGAAGGGCGGTTACTGA
- the LOC104433745 gene encoding pentatricopeptide repeat-containing protein DOT4, chloroplastic: protein MEVLSSTHRQALFFAGTPQSQSYALHGNARKVQSFAAGAVKSGGAVLTHKAFDEMPLSSTFAWNNLIQASVAGGDIGHAILVYQQMMSRGVCPDKHTLPRVLTASRLSGDLLFGKQVHGHALKLGLYGDRYVGTALIEMYGWLDSIGAARSLFDKFTCKDSVSWTVLARLYLTENKPQLALDLFGEMVNSGVTIDSVALATVIGACGRVKSLHEGRKLQEIARRCGLESDVLVGNSLLQMYIDCGSIDDARGLFDQMPNRDVISWTTIIHGYVKQGGFNESLKLFQQMNKDGMKPDAILISALLPACARMTACKHGKEIHGHLLRSGMKLNLTVQNAIMDMYMKASCLEYAYKIFKEIHSKDVISWTVMILGYSLHGEGKLALSLFHKMKEDAGIQIDELAYGAVLHACVTACAVEEGKFYFNCIRNRNITHYTLMVSLLAHAGLFDEASAFIEESQIERHVEVLRALLDGCRIHHEVKLGKRIIEQLCELEPLNADNYVLQSNWFAHQEKWDMVDNSKEMMNDMGLKPQKAYSWIEHRNKVHVFGTGDVSHPRSEKIYWQLEQLKERMQKEGLLPDLDFSLHDVDEERECSPMAHSEMLAVSFGLISKQVGTAIRVTKNHRVCVGCHDALKAISKLEQREVIVKDLRRFYHFRDGLCSCCDLQ, encoded by the coding sequence ATGGAAGTCCTTTCATCGACCCACAGGCAGGCTCTGTTCTTCGCCGGGACTCCGCAGTCGCAGAGCTATGCCCTCCACGGAAATGCACGTAAAGTCCAAAGCTTTGCGGCCGGGGCAGTTAAAAGCGGAGGCGCTGTGCTTACCCATAAGgcgttcgacgaaatgcccctTTCGAGTACTTTCGCTTGGAACAACCTCATCCAGGCCTCCGTCGCCGGCGGAGACATAGGTCACGCGATTCTCGTTTATCAGCAGATGATGAGTCGGGGCGTTTGTCCCGACAAGCACACTCTGCCCCGCGTTCTGACCGCTTCTCGTCTCTCGGGTGACTTACTGTTTGGCAAACAGGTTCATGGGCATGCCTTGAAGCTCGGGTTATATGGCGACCGCTATGTCGGTACTGCTTTGATTGAAATGTACGGCTGGCTCGATAGCATTGGTGCTGCGAGATCATTGTTTGATAAGTTCACTTGTAAGGACTCGGTTTCGTGGACTGTGCTGGCTCGGTTGTACTTGACAGAAAACAAGCCGCAGTTGGCTCTCGACCTGTTTGGTGAGATGGTGAACTCAGGGGTCACAATCGACTCGGTTGCACTAGCAACTGTCATTGGCGCTTGCGGTCGAGTGAAGTCGCTTCATGAAGGAAGAAAGCTTCAGGAGATTGCTAGAAGATGTGGACTGGAATCTGATGTTTTGGTTGGAAACTCACTCTTACAAATGTACATTGATTGTGGGAGCATCGATGATGCTAGGGGACTATTTGATCAAATGCCTAATAGAGATGTTATTTCATGGACAACCATTATCCATGGTTACGTGAAGCAGGGAGGATTCAATGAGAGCCTGAAATTATTCCAGCAAATGAATAAAGATGGAATGAAACCGGATGCAATTTTGATTTCTGCTTTATTACCAGCTTGTGCAAGGATGACGGCATGTAAGCATGGGAAGGAGATTCATGGGCACTTGCTCAGAAGTGGTATGAAACTCAATCTTACTGTTCAGAATGCTATCATGGACATGTACATGAAAGCCAGCTGTCTTGAGTATGcctataaaatttttaaagaaattcatAGTAAAGACGTCATTTCATGGACTGTGATGATTTTAGGCTATAGCCTACACGGAGAAGGAAAGCTAGCTCTTAGTTTGTTCCATAAAATGAAGGAAGACGCAGGCATACAAATTGACGAATTAGCATATGGTGCAGTCCTCCATGCTTGTGTCACTGCTTGTGCTGTCGAGGAGGGGAAGTTTTACTTCAACTGCATTAGGAATCGTAATATCACACACTACACTTTAATGGTTTCTCTTCTAGCTCATGCTGGACTCTTTGATGAGGCAAGTGCCTTCATTGAGGAATCGCAGATTGAACGGCATGTAGAAGTTCTGAGAGCACTGCTTGACGGGTGCAGGATTCACCATGAAGTAAAACTAGGCAAACGCATTATTGAACAGCTCTGTGAATTGGAACCTCTAAATGCTGATAACTACGTGCTTCAGTCAAACTGGTTTGCGCACCAAGAAAAATGGGACATGGTTGATAATAGTAAAGAAATGATGAATGACATGGGTTTGAAACCTCAAAAGGCTTATAGTTGGATAGAACATCGAAACAAAGTCCATGTATTCGGTACTGGGGATGTCTCTCACCCAAGGTCTGAGAAAATATACTGGCAACTGGAGCAACTAAAGGAGAGGATGCAAAAGGAAGGGCTGCTGCCTGATTTAGATTTCAGCCTCCATGATGTGGATGAAGAGCGAGAGTGTAGTCCCATGGCACATAGTGAAATGCTGGCTGTCTCATTTGGTCTGATTAGCAAACAAGTTGGGACGGCTATTCGTGTGACAAAGAACCACCGAGTTTGTGTCGGCTGCCATGATGCTTTGAAAGCAATCTCCAAACTTGAACAGCGAGAAGTTATAGTGAAAGATCTGCGTCGGTTTTACCATTTTAGGGATGGGCTGTGCTCGTGTTGTGATCTCCAGTAG
- the LOC108957811 gene encoding 60S ribosomal protein L10-like, producing MGGVSVCPPRPESPPLSPVSAAQEAGDAMGRRPARCYRQIKNKPYPKSRYCRGVPDSKIRIYDVGMKKKGVDEFPFCVHLVSWEKENVSSEALEAARIACNKYMAKFAGKDAFHLRVRVHPFHVLRINKMLSCAGADRLQTGMRGAFGKPQGTCARVSIGQVLLSVRCKDANGNNAQEALRRAKFKFPGRQKIIVSRKWGFTKFSRADYLRWKQENRIVPDGVNAKLLGCHGPLANRQPGRAFLGSELKSAA from the exons ATGGGCGGTGTCTCTGTCTGTCCCCCTCGCCCTGAATCGCCGCCGCTGTCGCCCGTCTCAGCCGCGCAGGAAGCAG GAGACGCCATGGGTCGAAGGCCCGCCAGATGCTACAGGCAGATCAAGAACAAGCCGTACCCGAAGTCGAGGTACTGCAGAGGTGTCCCTGATTCCAAGATCAGGATCTATGATGTGGGCATGAAGAAGAAGGGGGTAGACGAGTTCCCATTCTGTGTCCACCTCGTCTCCTGGGAGAAGGAGAACGTGTCCAGCGAGGCCCTTGAGGCCGCGCGCATTGCCTGCAACAAGTACATGGCCAAGTTTGCAGGGAAGGACGCCTTCCACCTCCGGGTTCGGGTCCATCCCTTCCATGTCCTCCGCATCAACAAGATGCTTTCGTGTGCCGGGGCTGATAGGCTTCAGACAGGGATGAGAGGCGCCTTTGGCAAGCCTCAGGGGACCTGCGCTCGGGTTAGCATCGGCCAAGTCCTTCTCTCCGTCCGATGCAAGGACGCGAACGGGAACAACGCGCAGGAGGCTCTCAGGAGGGCCAAATTCAAGTTCCCGGGGAGGCAGAAGATCATCGTGAGCCGCAAGTGGGGTTTCACCAAGTTCAGCCGAGCGGACTATCTTAGGTGGAAGCAGGAGAACCGGATCGTTCCCGATGGAGTTAATGCGAAGCTGCTGGGGTGCCACGGCCCTCTAGCTAATAGGCAGCCCGGGAGGGCCTTTCTCGGCAGCGAATTGAAATCTGCCGCCTAA
- the LOC104433742 gene encoding calnexin homolog, whose product MMEGRRIRQLARALTVLLLSFQICASDVIFHESFDESFEGRWVVSEKEEYQGVWKHSKSEGHDDYGLLVSEKARKYAIVKELDDVVSLKDGTVVLQYEVRLQDGLECGGAYLKYLRPQDAGWKVKEFDNESPYTIMFGPDKCGATNKVHFIFKHKNPKTGEYVEHHLKHPASVPYDKLSHVYTAVLKPDNELRILIDGEEKKKANFLSAEDFEPALIPPKTIPDPDDKKPEDWDERAKIPDSDAVKPDDWDEDAPMEIVDEDAVKPEGWLDDEPEEIDDPEATKPEDWDDEEDGEWEAPKIDNPKCETAPGCGEWKRPTKSNPAYKGKWHAPLIDNPNYKGIWKPQEIPNPDYFELERPNFEPIAAIGIEIWTMQDGILFDNVLIASDEKVAESYRETAWKPKFEVEKEKQKEEDKATGSDGLSAIHKKVFDVLYKVADVSFLEPHKPKILELIEKAEEKPNIAIGVLGSIVVVILTVFFKILFGGKKPVANVPEPRREAAAETSNNQGSQGDKEDEDEKEDAGDAAAAAAPRKRPNRREI is encoded by the exons ATGATGGAGGGGAGGCGGATTCGCCAGCTGGCCCGGGCGCTGACGGTGTTGCTGCTCAGCTTCCAGATCTGCGCTTCGGACGTG ATCTTTCACGAATCGTTCGACGAGTCTTTCGAGGGACGGTGGGTCGTGTCCGAGAAGGAAGAATACCAAG GTGTGTGGAAGCACTCCAAAAGTGAGGGACATGATGATTATGGCCTTCTTGTCAGTGAGAAGGCAAGGAAGTACGCTATTGTGAAGGAGCTTGATGATGTTGTGAGTCTTAAGGACGGAACTGTAGTTCTACAGTATGAAGTCCGGCTCCAGGATGGGCTTGAATGTGGCGGTGCATACCTGAAGTACCTCCGTCCACAGGATGCTGGATGGAAAGTCAAGGAATTTGATAATGAGTCTCCATACACTATAATGTTTGGGCCGGATAAATGTGGTGCTACCAACAAAGTGCATTTCATTTTCAAgcacaaaaatcccaaaactGGGGAGTATGTTGAACACCATCTCAAGCACCCTGCATCTGTGCCCTATGACAAACTCTCTCATGTCTACACTGCTGTATTGAAGCCTGATAATGAACTGAGGATATTGATAGATggtgaggaaaagaagaaggcaaaTTTCCTCTCGGCTGAAGACTTTGAGCCGGCACTCATCCCACCCAAGACAATTCCCGACCCAGATGATAAGAAGCCAGAGGATTGGGATGAGCGAGCAAAGATCCCAGATTCTGATGCAGTGAAGCCAGATGATTGGGATGAGGATGCCCCGATGGAAATTGTAGATGAAGATGCAGTGAAGCCTGAAGGTTGGTTGGATGATGAGCCCGAAGAGATTGATGACCCTGAAGCTACAAAGCCTGAGGATTGggatgatgaggaagatggtGAATGGGAAGCTCCCAAAATCGACAACCCCAAGTGCGAGACTGCACCCGGTTGCGGTGAGTGGAAGAGGCCAACAAAAAGCAACCCTGCATACAAAGGGAAGTGGCATGCTCCTCTAATTGATAACCCGAACTATAAGGGCATCTGGAAGCCTCAAGAGATCCCGAATCCTGACTACTTTGAGCTTGAAAGACCCAACTTTGAGCCGATAGCTGCAATTGGTATTGAGATTTGGACCATGCAAGATGGAATCTTGTTTGACAATGTCTTGATCGCAAGTGATGAGAAGGTGGCAGAGTCATACAGGGAAACAGCATGGAAACCCAAGTTCGAAGTTGAAAAGGAGAAGCAAAAGGAAGAGGATAAAGCCACTGGTTCTGATGGACTCTCAGCCATACAT AAAAAGGTATTCGATGTCCTTTACAAGGTGGCAGATGTTTCTTTCCTGGAGCCACACAAACCTAAGATCTTG GAACTCATCGAGAAAGCTGAGGAAAAACCAAATATAGCAATTGGTGTGCTTGGGTCTATTGTGGTTGTCATCCTGACGGTTTTCTTCAAAATCCTCTTTGGCGGCAAGAAACCAGTG GCCAATGTACCGGAGCCACGGAGGGAAGCAGCTGCCGAGACTTCCAACAACCAAGGTAGCCAAGGGGACAAGGAAGACGAGGATGAGAAGGAAGATGCAGGTGATGCCGCTGCTGCTGCGGCACCTCGTAAGAGGCCTAACAGAAGGGAAATATAG